The proteins below come from a single Perca flavescens isolate YP-PL-M2 chromosome 8, PFLA_1.0, whole genome shotgun sequence genomic window:
- the LOC114560135 gene encoding cystatin-A5-like — MATKDGGYGHPVPATKDTQDLCDQVKIRTGKKYQEYKAVKYRREDVSRFVAGTNYLIKVHVGGEDYIHLIVFGALNGGEVSLTNAKDHQTKDSPLKTF, encoded by the exons ATGGCAACCAAGGACGGAGGATACGGACATCCAGTACCCGCCACTAAGGACACTCAGGATCTTTGTGATCAG GTGAAGATAAGGACAGGAAAGAAGTATCAGGAATACAAAGCAGTTAAATACAGGAGGGAAGATGTCAGTCGTTTTGTGGCAGGAACAAACTACCTTATCAAG GTTCATGTTGGAGGAGAAGACTACATTCATCTGATAGTCTTCGGAGCTCTTAACGGAGGAGAGGTTTCTCTGACTAACGCTAAGGATCATCAGACCAAAGACAGCCCCCTCAAAACTTTTTAG